Proteins co-encoded in one Meiothermus sp. genomic window:
- a CDS encoding glycosyltransferase: MHLALVTTYPPSQGTLVEYGAHLARVFAAKPEIERLTVLADCLPKEMAAPPDPTNVRRVWTFGSPLNSLRLARTIQQLRPDGVIYNLQFASFGGSAVPAALGLLAPGMTRALGIPTITLLHNLFETIDLRQAGYAQSPFKEQVLRAGGRLFTRLLLQSHLVATTMPTYVEILRREYGAKNVFLAPHGAFEDPGPPPPLPEAKRVLAFGKFGTYKRLETLLEAHQLLLKRDPAVELVVAGTNSPNAPGYLEGLRAVYGDIPGVIYTGYVPEEEVAKVFSEAYVVAFPYTATTGSSGVLHQAGQYARPAVMPRIGDLAELVEAEGYRAEFFSPGDAKGLAEALWRLFSDREYAQQIGLANYRASVGVLLEDVADWYLLHFERLRRKYAH; encoded by the coding sequence ATGCACCTGGCACTCGTTACCACCTACCCTCCCAGCCAGGGCACCTTGGTGGAGTATGGGGCCCATCTGGCACGGGTATTTGCGGCCAAGCCCGAAATCGAACGCCTAACGGTGTTGGCCGACTGCCTACCTAAAGAGATGGCCGCTCCCCCCGACCCGACCAATGTTCGCCGGGTCTGGACTTTCGGTAGCCCACTTAATTCGCTGCGCCTGGCTCGCACCATTCAGCAGCTTCGGCCGGATGGCGTAATCTATAACCTCCAGTTTGCCAGCTTCGGTGGATCCGCTGTTCCGGCTGCGCTGGGCCTGCTAGCCCCGGGCATGACACGGGCTTTAGGCATACCGACCATCACTTTGTTGCACAATCTTTTTGAAACCATCGACCTGCGCCAAGCAGGTTATGCACAGAGCCCCTTCAAGGAGCAGGTGCTGCGGGCAGGGGGGCGGCTTTTTACCCGACTGTTGTTGCAAAGCCACCTGGTCGCCACGACCATGCCCACCTATGTAGAGATTTTGCGGCGCGAATATGGGGCTAAGAACGTGTTTCTGGCGCCCCACGGGGCCTTTGAAGACCCCGGCCCCCCACCGCCCCTGCCCGAGGCTAAGCGGGTGCTGGCCTTTGGGAAGTTTGGCACCTACAAGCGCTTGGAAACCCTGCTGGAAGCGCACCAACTTCTGCTAAAGCGCGACCCAGCTGTAGAGCTGGTGGTGGCTGGTACCAACTCGCCCAATGCGCCTGGATACCTCGAGGGCTTACGGGCAGTTTACGGCGATATCCCCGGCGTGATTTACACCGGTTACGTGCCCGAGGAGGAGGTGGCCAAGGTTTTTAGCGAGGCGTATGTGGTTGCTTTTCCTTATACCGCCACCACCGGCTCCTCTGGGGTGCTGCACCAGGCTGGACAGTATGCCCGACCTGCGGTTATGCCACGCATCGGCGATCTGGCTGAGCTGGTAGAAGCCGAGGGGTACCGGGCCGAGTTTTTCTCACCTGGGGATGCCAAGGGGCTGGCAGAGGCCCTGTGGCGGCTATTTAGCGACCGTGAGTACGCCCAACAAATTGGACTGGCCAACTACCGCGCCTCGGTAGGGGTTTTGCTCGAGGACGTGGCAGACTGGTACTTACTTCACTTTGAACGCCTGAGGAGGAAATATGCACATTGA
- a CDS encoding STAS domain-containing protein, which translates to MHIERYDQDGRTIYTLQGRFDAHQVPMLKSSLELGSNTVLDMAGVNFVDSSGLALLVNLYKRAREEGRTLTIRNLQDPVRLILEITGLLGILPIEA; encoded by the coding sequence ATGCACATTGAGCGTTACGACCAAGATGGTCGAACCATCTACACGTTGCAAGGGCGCTTTGATGCACACCAGGTGCCCATGCTCAAAAGCAGCTTGGAGCTGGGCTCCAACACAGTGCTGGACATGGCAGGGGTCAACTTTGTGGACTCGAGCGGCCTGGCGTTGCTGGTGAACCTGTACAAGCGCGCCCGCGAAGAAGGTAGAACGCTAACAATTCGCAACCTGCAAGACCCGGTGCGTCTGATTCTGGAGATTACCGGATTGCTTGGGATTTTGCCCATTGAGGCTTGA
- a CDS encoding PP2C family protein-serine/threonine phosphatase, which translates to MPDTALQELENLSEALADCYDRTVWLEHLMVRSAQIASEADVLALLSEAAQELSCAGAAICARGRWLQEVPSWLAALPAPAKRLQRREEALYAVAFPGGWLALWGHSMPFSAHDQRIVDALAQMIGVSLERLEDQVLRERLRLEEHERALASQIWSTLVPNQLSAPTGYTLLSSFQPARDLGGDFQLALGSWRVLGDVSGKGLPAAMHSGLLSGLVPIALEQPNPLKALASAAAPLLERAGAFATLALINFEQNGSLVYGSFGHPPLLVRRLDGRVEALGATAPPLGLFDPPPEAMRHFELRPGELLLVYTDGLIEAARNGELFGLERLSNLLEANSEPEVFLQELRAAMHAFEVSDDFGLHIYRYVGVGS; encoded by the coding sequence ATGCCCGATACGGCTTTACAGGAACTGGAAAACCTTAGTGAAGCCCTGGCCGATTGCTACGACCGCACGGTATGGCTCGAGCATCTAATGGTGCGTTCGGCCCAAATTGCCAGCGAGGCCGATGTTCTGGCGTTGCTGTCGGAAGCCGCACAGGAACTTTCGTGTGCTGGAGCGGCTATCTGTGCAAGAGGGCGCTGGCTGCAGGAGGTGCCTTCGTGGCTGGCTGCCCTTCCTGCTCCTGCCAAGCGGCTGCAAAGGCGCGAGGAAGCACTGTACGCAGTGGCTTTTCCTGGGGGTTGGCTGGCTTTGTGGGGGCACTCGATGCCGTTCAGCGCCCACGACCAGCGTATTGTTGACGCGTTGGCGCAGATGATTGGGGTCTCGCTCGAGCGTTTGGAAGACCAGGTGTTGAGGGAGCGACTGAGACTGGAAGAACACGAACGTGCTCTGGCCAGCCAGATTTGGAGTACGTTGGTGCCCAATCAACTGTCCGCCCCGACCGGCTATACCCTGCTAAGCAGCTTTCAGCCTGCCCGCGACCTGGGCGGAGATTTTCAGCTAGCTCTAGGGAGCTGGCGTGTGCTGGGAGACGTTAGTGGTAAAGGACTGCCAGCCGCTATGCACAGTGGGCTGTTGAGCGGCCTTGTACCCATAGCCCTCGAGCAGCCCAATCCGCTCAAGGCTTTGGCGAGCGCCGCAGCACCTTTGCTCGAGCGAGCCGGGGCTTTTGCTACCCTGGCGCTGATTAACTTTGAACAGAACGGCAGCCTTGTTTATGGCAGCTTTGGCCACCCACCTTTGTTGGTGCGCCGCCTCGATGGCAGGGTAGAGGCCCTGGGCGCTACCGCTCCACCCCTGGGACTTTTTGACCCTCCTCCAGAGGCGATGCGGCATTTCGAACTGAGGCCAGGAGAGCTATTGCTGGTGTACACCGATGGTCTCATTGAAGCGGCCCGGAACGGTGAGCTGTTTGGTCTCGAACGCCTAAGCAACCTGCTGGAGGCCAATTCCGAGCCCGAGGTTTTTTTACAGGAACTTAGAGCAGCCATGCACGCCTTCGAGGTAAGTGACGACTTTGGGCTACACATTTATCGGTATGTGGGGGTGGGGTCATGA
- a CDS encoding ATP-binding protein: MRLVLTLPACTGSLEPLSEFLRAQGLGILEELVVNELVTNAIVHGRARCFRVRMGSGCKRVWLLDDGMPFNPLEGPVRPMGEMREGGYGMAIVHKVARGLRYSRKGGWNCLTLEFGEVER, from the coding sequence ATGAGATTAGTTCTTACCCTACCTGCTTGCACCGGCTCCCTCGAGCCACTGTCGGAGTTTTTGCGTGCTCAGGGGCTGGGTATTTTAGAAGAGCTGGTGGTGAACGAACTGGTAACCAACGCCATTGTGCATGGGCGAGCCCGCTGTTTTCGTGTGCGCATGGGGTCGGGATGTAAGCGGGTGTGGTTGCTCGACGATGGCATGCCCTTTAATCCCCTCGAAGGGCCGGTGCGGCCGATGGGAGAGATGCGTGAAGGAGGGTACGGAATGGCAATTGTACATAAGGTGGCACGTGGGTTGCGGTACTCTAGGAAAGGTGGCTGGAACTGCCTTACGCTTGAGTTTGGCGAGGTGGAAAGGTGA
- a CDS encoding STAS domain-containing protein, with translation MIHYEMISETAARFAIEGRLDVQQAPVLRQSLGEARDRGAKDLRLDMSGVDFMDSAGLAALVSGLKQVKNNGGSLVIENPSPAVRKVLELTLLDKVIPIEEGA, from the coding sequence GTGATTCACTACGAGATGATCTCCGAAACTGCAGCCCGGTTTGCCATAGAAGGTCGACTGGATGTACAACAAGCCCCTGTTTTACGCCAGTCTCTGGGCGAAGCCCGCGATCGTGGAGCCAAGGATCTGCGACTGGACATGAGCGGGGTGGATTTCATGGACTCGGCTGGTCTGGCTGCGCTGGTTTCCGGGCTTAAGCAGGTCAAAAACAATGGGGGTAGCCTGGTTATTGAGAACCCCAGCCCGGCAGTGCGGAAGGTGCTCGAGCTAACCCTTCTGGACAAAGTTATCCCAATTGAAGAGGGCGCATGA
- a CDS encoding response regulator: MILAVDDEPHIRHVLRLVLQRAGYEVLVADNAREALDTWQSRPEIRLLVTDLVMPGMNGFDLIRQVRQTSSLPILVLTASGEEQFEIEARQLGADAFLTKPFSREELLREVSRLLG, translated from the coding sequence ATGATTTTAGCTGTAGACGACGAACCTCACATTCGCCATGTGCTGCGCTTGGTTCTGCAGCGGGCAGGCTATGAGGTACTGGTGGCGGATAATGCACGTGAGGCGCTGGATACATGGCAGAGCCGCCCGGAGATCCGCCTTCTGGTTACCGATCTGGTGATGCCAGGCATGAACGGGTTCGATCTGATTCGCCAAGTACGCCAGACCTCGAGCCTGCCCATATTGGTGCTGACAGCCAGCGGTGAAGAGCAATTCGAAATCGAAGCGCGCCAACTGGGGGCAGATGCATTTTTAACCAAGCCTTTTTCCCGCGAGGAATTGCTGCGCGAGGTGAGCCGGCTCCTCGGCTAA